The Candidatus Effluviviaceae Genus I sp. genome segment GTACAAGACGTCGGGGGTTGTGCGCAAGTACCGACGTTTTGTTCTGCGGTGCGGGGCTCGCACTGCCGGCAGGCTTGCTGCAACTCCTTGCACCGCGGGTGGGTGCGGCCGCAGCCCCCTACCTCCCCACCTCCGGATGCGCCTTGCGCAGACTGTCGAGCGCGGCGGCCGCGTGCTTCTCCTTGGGGTCCACCTTGAGCGCGCGCTCCCACTCGGCCTTCGCGTCCGCGAGCCGCCCGGCCTTCGCGTACACCTGACCGAGCCGCCAGTGCGCCGGCGCGCGGCCCGGCGGCGTCGGCGGGGTCTCCGCCACGATGAAGCGCTTGAAGCCGGCCTCGGCGGCCTTGAGGTCGTCGCCGAGCAGGAGGTGCGCCTTCGCGACCTGGTAGATCGTCATGAGGTCGTCGGGCTTGAGCGCGAGGACGCGGTTGCCGACCCTGATCGCGTCGCGAAGGCGCGACTGCTCCGCGTAGAACCACGCGACCATCCGCCAGCCCTTCGGGTCGAGGGAGTCCACGCGCGCGGCGGCGAGGTACTCGCGCTCCGCCGCGGCGAGGTCCTTGCCCTGCCGCGCAAGGAACGCGCGGGCGAGGTGCCCGCTGTAGCGGTCGAGCCGCTCGATGGTCGCCGCGGTCGCGTTGGCCTTGTCGCGGCCCCCGCCGAGCAACGCCGGCGCCATCACGTAGAACTGCAGGAGGCCCATGTGCGCGTCAACGTACTTCGGGTCGCACTCGACGGCGGCCTCGCACGCCTGCTTGTACTTGCCGCCGTAGAACATCGCGGTCGCGCCGCCCCTCATGGCCTTCATGCCGTAGCCGTTGGCGAGCGTGAGCTGGTAGACCGCGTTCTTCGGGTCGCGCTTGAGCGCCTTGCGCGCGCGTTCGATGGCGGCGTCCGCGTCGCCTCGCATGAGCGCGACCGTCGCGAGACCGTGCTCCGCCCGTGCATCGTTCTTCGAGGCTCTGAGCGCGTCGACGAAGAGGCGCTCGGCCTGCTCGGCCTGGCCGCCGTTGATGGCGCGCGTGCCGCGCGCGATGAGGGAGTCGGCGCCGGCGGTGGATTGGGCGGCGTGGACGACCGTCGCGAGAAGGAGGACGGCGAGGAAGCCCAGGGCGAGGTGCGTGGCTGTCGAGTGCGCGGCGGGGCGGGAGCACGGCGGTCTTGGGCGAGTCACCTGGACCATGCGTCCTCCGTGGTGCGGTTGGGAGTTGTACAGGCGCTGCTCACATCGTCTCCCAGAGTGTGCGGATCGGGACGGCGTGCAGTCCATCGCCGAAGCTCGCGCTGGTCTCCCCGTCGTAAAGCACGACGCCGCTCGAGAACCGCTTCCCCGCGGCTTCCCTGAGCTTGCGCAAGCCGCGGAAGTCCGCCGCTGTCACGGTAGCTGCCGCCTTGACCTCTACGCCGGCTAGCTGTTGGGCGCCTCGCTCGATGACGATGTCCACCTCCGCTCCGTCCCTATCGCGGTAGTGGAAGAACGCGAGCGGGGCGTCATGCCAGCTCGCCTGTCGTCGCAGTTCCTGGAACACGAACGTCTCCAGGAGCTGGCCCAACAGAGCCCGGTCGGCCGAGAGCGCGGCGGCGTCCGCCCCGAGGAGCGCACAGGCAAGGCCGGTGTCGCCAAGGTGCAGCTTCGGCGTCTTGACGAGCCGGCTCAACCGATTGCTGTGCCAGGGGGGCAAGCGCTCCAGCAGGAACACTCGCTCGAGAAGGGTCATGTAATCACCGATCGTGGGTCGGCTGAGCTGGAACGGAGCGGCCAAGTCAGTCACGTTGAGCAGCCGTGCCGTCTGCGAGGCTCCCAGGGCGAGCAGTCGCGGCAGGGCATCGAGCGAGCTGATGCGCGCGATGTCGCGGACGTCGCGCTGGACGAGTGCCTCCAGGTAGTCGCGATACCAAGCGGCGCGCCGTGGGCCGGCCCGTCGTGCGAGGGCCGCCGGATAGCCTCCCGCGACAACGCGCTGGATGAGGTGGGCGCCGAGGCGTTCGGCCTGCCGCGTCTTGAACCGGCCCTCGAACAGGGCAGCGAGAAAGGTCGGCTGACGGCGCTGCAACTCGCACTGCGCCAGGGGATGCAGACGCTGGATCTCCATGCGGCCGGCCAGCGAATCAGCGAGCGTCGGAACCAGCAGCACATTGGCCGAGCCGGCCAGCATGAAGCGGCCGGGTACGCGCCTGCGATCCACGG includes the following:
- a CDS encoding ATP-binding protein, whose protein sequence is MPKSALYPRYGEPGLIEALADSPVVLIHGPRQCGKTTLARVVGKRRGYAYVNFDDEVARGAAEADPAGFVADLPERVILDEVQRVPALFGALKMAVDRRRVPGRFMLAGSANVLLVPTLADSLAGRMEIQRLHPLAQCELQRRQPTFLAALFEGRFKTRQAERLGAHLIQRVVAGGYPAALARRAGPRRAAWYRDYLEALVQRDVRDIARISSLDALPRLLALGASQTARLLNVTDLAAPFQLSRPTIGDYMTLLERVFLLERLPPWHSNRLSRLVKTPKLHLGDTGLACALLGADAAALSADRALLGQLLETFVFQELRRQASWHDAPLAFFHYRDRDGAEVDIVIERGAQQLAGVEVKAAATVTAADFRGLRKLREAAGKRFSSGVVLYDGETSASFGDGLHAVPIRTLWETM
- a CDS encoding tetratricopeptide repeat protein, giving the protein MVQVTRPRPPCSRPAAHSTATHLALGFLAVLLLATVVHAAQSTAGADSLIARGTRAINGGQAEQAERLFVDALRASKNDARAEHGLATVALMRGDADAAIERARKALKRDPKNAVYQLTLANGYGMKAMRGGATAMFYGGKYKQACEAAVECDPKYVDAHMGLLQFYVMAPALLGGGRDKANATAATIERLDRYSGHLARAFLARQGKDLAAAEREYLAAARVDSLDPKGWRMVAWFYAEQSRLRDAIRVGNRVLALKPDDLMTIYQVAKAHLLLGDDLKAAEAGFKRFIVAETPPTPPGRAPAHWRLGQVYAKAGRLADAKAEWERALKVDPKEKHAAAALDSLRKAHPEVGR